A genome region from Rhizophagus irregularis chromosome 14, complete sequence includes the following:
- a CDS encoding uncharacterized protein (SECRETED:cutsite_LFC-AP; SECRETED:prob_0.4873); SECRETED:SignalP(1-17), whose translation MKLGFIFCLFGSPGLFCAPRLLSAHPWAFIAPGLIRSHRAQCNEIKRTDMASQQKVESDTSVIPYTDSDDSISDSLREKYKGYRRKKGLESTKVSSSKGAEPSSNITRKNRKKLRKSQRVSDSEDSDDDVKQGDLRKNCQISDNEDADNKIRRKDSRKNRWVEDANNKVKRKDSRKNQQISDSKDVDDDVKQGDLRKNCQISNNEDVDNKVRRKDSRKNRWVEDADNKVKRKDSRKNQQISDSEDMIMITSRRKSKNRQLNSDEGKRKRAEENSSFETEEESIEKESRRHSNRPLINAESVGFKRMPDESQLDRSKTFESQKKIVIERIIPTIKQLLDPNIYPISENVIYQIIKRRHHSQRNTYRINNKDEEEKKKELKRKHRNTRRSEKRRKRTKVINNLKKSNDRLLGQFNFTELEPITKQNCYHSPEESDEDNNIIVKDLSWRSDTLHKFLRNYLDKDAKEVKRVRTYGDHIADERKPVEAPKWTLKGYNGELKRAVSIACDE comes from the exons atGAAACTGGGCTTTATCTTTTGTCTTTTCGGAAGCCCGGGTCTTTTTTGCGCACCCAGACTTTTATCCGCACATCCGTGGGCTTTTATAGCCCCTGGGCTTATACGTTCACACAGAGCTCAGTGTAATGAAATT aaacgGACAGATAT GGCAAGTCAGCAAAAAGTTGAGTCAGATACGTCAGTGATACCTTATACCGATTCTGATGACTCAATATCAGATTCGTTAAGAGAGAAATATAAAGGGTATAGGCGTAAAAAAG GCCTGGAAAGTACCAAAGTTAGTTCTTCGAAAGGTGCTGAACCTAGCAGTAACATTACCagaaaaaacagaaaaaagtTAAGGAAAAGTCAGCGGGTTTCTGATAGCGAAGATTCAGATGATGACGTCAAACAAGgggatttaagaaaaaattgtcAGATTTCTGATAACGAAGATgcagataataaaattagacgAAAGGATTCAAGAAAAAATCGGTGGGTTGAAGATGcgaataataaagttaaacgAAAGGACTCCAGAAAAAATCAGCAGATTTCCGATAGCAAAGATGTAGATGATGATGTCAAACAAGgggatttaagaaaaaattgtcAGATTTCCAATAACGAAGATGTAGATAATAAAGTTAGACGAAAGGATTCAAGAAAAAATCGGTGGGTTGAAGATGCGGATAATAAAGTTAAACGAAAGGACTCAAGAAAAAATCAGCAAATTTCTGATAGCGAAGACATGATAATGATAACAAGCcgaagaaaatcaaaaaatcgaCAACTGAATTCTGATGAGGGTAAACGAAAAAGGGCAGAAGAAAATAGTAGTTTTGAAACTGAAGAAGaaagtattgaaaaagaaagtcGCCGACATTCCAATAGACCGTTGATTAATGCTGAATCCGTTGGATTCAAGCG AATGCCGGATGAAAGCCAATTAGACAGAAGTAAAACGTTCGAATCTCAAAAGAAGATAGTAATTGAAAGAATAATTCCAACGATCAAACAACTCTTAGATCCTAATATTTACCCGATAAGCGAGAAtgttatatatcaaattattaagaGGAGACATCACAGCCAACGGAATACATACCGAATTAACAACAAGGATgaagaagagaaaaaaaaagaattaaaaagaaaacataGAAATACACGTCGATCAGAG AAAAGGCGAAAGAGGACGAAAGTGATaaacaacctaaaaaagagtaatgatcGCTTGCTGGgccaatttaattttactgaaTTGGAACCTATTACCAAACAAAATTGTTATCACAGTCCAGAAGAGTCGgatgaagataataatattatcgtgAAAGACCTTTCCTGGCGTTCGGACACT ctTCACAAGTTTCTACGAAACTATCTGGACAAGGATGCAAAAGAAGTAAAACGAGTTCGAACATATGGTGACCATATAGCAGACGAACGAAAACCCGTTGAGGCACCAAAATGGACACTTAAGGGATATAATGGTGAACTTAAAAGGGCTGTGTCCATTGCTTGTGACGAATAA